From the Solanum pennellii chromosome 4, SPENNV200 genome, one window contains:
- the LOC107016466 gene encoding disease resistance protein RGA2-like — MVGACESKILVTTRKMEVASIMGTAPAHCLNGLSHEDSLTLFLSKAFEQGSSLGKKTKRREWNIVNSHSGWNSNQNEEISSAVRVSYEQLSSYLKVCVAYCSIFPKGCVIEIDKLIQLVAEAAGVEFCAVNSHIQNISDEVGDVVFSEYDLSGKELPASLLNNQVLDISDSCFDELPSSVGELKYLRYLDVSSNQSIKGLPDSINNLRHLYITTKQACLPDKAIVCLSSLRSLCIHCCNNLVSLSEGLQHLTNLRTLAIISCPRLTFFPIAMKHLTALENLLIVDCKELTLLEWQDIEGLRMLRSLVIGGLPELASKDVHCLGSLQMLVLAGLPELVTLPRWLEGASATLQYLRVERCLNFAALPNWLANLTALEKLEISKCRKSFSLPEGMSCLTNLKVLKIDN, encoded by the exons ATGGTGGGTGCTTGTGAAAGTAAGATTCTTGTAACTACTCGGAAAATGGAAGTAGCTTCGATAATGGGGACGGCTCCTGCACACTGTTTGAACGGTTTGTCACATGAAGATAGTCTGACTTTGTTCTTGAGTAAGGCATTTGAACAAG GATCTTCATTGGGAAAGAAAACCAAGAGACGGGAGTGGAATATAGTTAACAGTCACAGCGGGTGGAACTCAAATCAGAACGAAGAAATTTCATCTGCAGTAAGAGTGAGCTATGAACAATTGTCATCTTATCTCAAAGTTTGTGTTGCTTACTGCTCAATATTTCCCAAGGGCTGTGTGATTGAAATAGATAAATTGATACAGCTAGTAGCAGAAG CAGCAGGGGTTGAATTCTGTGCAGTAAACTCTCACATACAAAACATTTCTGATGAGGTCGGAGATGTGGTGTTTTCTGAATATGATTTGTCAGGCAAGGAACTGCCAGCATCCCTTCTCAATAACCAG GTGCTAGATATCAGTGATTCATGTTTCGATGAGCTGCCTAGCTCTGTTGGCGAATTGAAGTATTTAAGATATCTTGATGTAAGTTCCAATCAAAGCATTAAAGGATTACCTGATTCGATTAACAA CCTAAGACACCTGTATATAACCACCAAGCAAGCATGTTTACCTGATAAAGCAATTGTCTGCTTATCATCTCTTCGTTCTTTGTGCATCCATTGCTGCAACAATCTCGTATCTTTGTCTGAAGGTCTGCAACATCTGACTAACCTTCGCACTTTGGCAATCATCAGTTGCCCAAGACTGACCTTTTTCCCAATTGCTATGAAGCACCTTACTGCTTTAGAGAATCTGTTGATTGTTGACTGTAAAGAGCTTACATTGTTGGAGTGGCAAGATATTGAAGGACTTAGGATGCTTCGGTCATTGGTTATCGGAGGCTTACCTGAATTGGCGTCAAAAGATGTTCACTGCCTCGGGAGCCTTCAGATGTTGGTACTTGCTGGTTTACCAGAGTTAGTTACTTTGCCGCGATGGCTTGAAGGTGCTAGTGCTACTCTACAATACCTGAGGGTGGAAAGGTGCCTGAATTTTGCAGCATTGCCAAACTGGCTGGCAAATCTTACTGCActtgaaaaacttgaaatttccAAGTGCCGTAAATCATTTTCATTGCCCGAGGGGATGAGTTGCCTCACAAACCTGAAGGTACTTAAGATCGACAATTGA
- the LOC114076723 gene encoding uncharacterized protein LOC114076723 isoform X1 has protein sequence MPWKYNLLGPLEKMEPSTYLCSNDIHTTGPSSTVEESPTTIIEDVVPTVNEDPDVTQIHTMGPSSIVEESPTTITEDVIPTVNEDLDVTHVYIHTTGPSSTVEESPTMIIEDVVPTVNEDPDVTRITLSPLWSTLLLSLCQWMICRKHPEEKNLLKEL, from the exons ATGCCTTGGAAATATAATCTTCTAGGGCCTCTAGAAAAGATGGAACCATCAACTTATTTGTGCAGCAATGAT attcatACTACGGGCCCTTCATCTACAGTGGAGGAGAGTCCCACGACGATCATAGAGGATGTTGTTCCGACAGTTAATGAGGATCCTGATGTTACACag attCATACTATGGGCCCTTCATCTATAGTGGAGGAGAGTCCCACGACGATCACAGAGGATGTTATTCCGACAGTTAATGAGGATCTCGATGTTACACATGTTTAt attcATACTACGGGCCCTTCATCTACAGTGGAGGAGAGTCCCACGATGATCATAGAGGATGTTGTTCCGACAGTTAATGAGGATCCTGATGTTACACGg ATCACTTTATCACCACTCTGGTCTACACTGTTACTTTCATTATGCCAGTGGATGATATGCCGCAAACACCCGGAAGAAAAAAACTTGTTAAAAGAATTGTAA
- the LOC107018281 gene encoding uncharacterized protein LOC107018281, translated as MASFFSLSFILIFSLYNSFAYANTVPYLDDLLENGNFEQGPKPSNMNKTVIIGKHSLPKWEINSIVEWVSGGPQEGGFYFPIPRGAHAVRLGNEASISQYVKVKPNTTYSLTFGATRTCAQDEVLTVSAGGMSSDLNIQTLYSADGGDTYAWAFKSTSNLVKVTFHNPGTQEDPTCGPLIDHVAIKEMLMATYTKGNLVKNGGFELGPHVFKNFSTGVLVLPLKQDKYSPIPGWMVQFAKPSKYIDSKHFFVPSGNAAVELIGGRETGIAQTIRTIPKQFYNLTFTIGDAQNSCHGTMTVQAFAGKASTQVTFVSNGKGWSKTATFKFQADSIRTTIAFYNPYYHTKIHDFGHMCGPVIDDVSLVHVRK; from the exons atggCTTCCTTCTTTTcactttcttttatattaattttctctttatacAATAGCTTTGCTTATGCTAATACTGTTCCATATCTTGATG ATCTACTAGAAAATGGAAACTTTGAACAAGGGCCAAAACCATCAAACATGAATAAAACAGTGATCATAGGCAAACACTCCTTACCCAAATGGGAAATCAATAGCATAGTGGAGTGGGTGTCCGGTGGGCCCCAGGAAGGCGGATTCTACTTCCCGATCCCTCGTGGGGCCCACGCAGTCCGACTTGGGAACGAGGCTTCCATCTCTCAATATGTGAAGGTGAAACCAAACACAACATATTCACTCACATTTGGAGCCACTAGGACTTGTGCTCAAGATGAGGTCCTTACCGTCTCCGCGGGAGGCATGTCTAGTGATCTTAACATTCAAACATTGTACAGTGCTGATGGTGGTGACACTTATGCATGGGCTTTCAAATCAACATCTAATCTTGTTAAGGTCACATTTCACAATCCTGGTACTCAAGAAGATCCAACATGTGGACCACTTATAGACCATGTTGCAATCAAGGAAATGCTCATGGCAACATATACTAAAG GTAACTTAGTGAAAAATGGTGGATTTGAACTAGGTCCTCATGTATTCAAGAACTTTTCGACAGGGGTACTCGTCCTGCCTTTAAAACAGGACAAGTACTCACCAATTCCAGGATGGATGGTTCAGTTTGCAAAACCATCAAAATACATAGACTCGAAGCATTTCTTCGTGCCTTCAGGAAATGCAGCTGTTGAATTAATAGGAGGAAGGGAAACAGGCATTGCACAGACGATACGTACAATCCCAAAACAGTTCTACAACCTGACTTTCACCATAGGCGATGCACAGAACAGTTGCCACGGAACAATGACAGTTCAAGCATTTGCTGGAAAGGCTAGTACACAAGTTACCTTCGTATCGAATGGAAAAGGATGGTCCAAGACTGCAACCTTCAAGTTCCAGGCTGATTCAATTAGAACAACAATAGCTTTCTACAATCCATACTATCACACCAAGATACACGATTTTGGACACATGTGTGGACCTGTTATCGATGATGTTAGTCTTGTTCATGTTCGTAAATAA
- the LOC114076723 gene encoding uncharacterized protein LOC114076723 isoform X2 — protein MPWKYNLLGPLEKMEPSTYLCSNDIHTTGPSSTVEESPTTIIEDVVPTVNEDPDVTQIHTMGPSSIVEESPTTITEDVIPTVNEDLDVTHVYIHTTGPSSTVEESPTMIIEDVVPTITLSPLWSTLLLSLCQWMICRKHPEEKNLLKEL, from the exons ATGCCTTGGAAATATAATCTTCTAGGGCCTCTAGAAAAGATGGAACCATCAACTTATTTGTGCAGCAATGAT attcatACTACGGGCCCTTCATCTACAGTGGAGGAGAGTCCCACGACGATCATAGAGGATGTTGTTCCGACAGTTAATGAGGATCCTGATGTTACACag attCATACTATGGGCCCTTCATCTATAGTGGAGGAGAGTCCCACGACGATCACAGAGGATGTTATTCCGACAGTTAATGAGGATCTCGATGTTACACATGTTTAt attcATACTACGGGCCCTTCATCTACAGTGGAGGAGAGTCCCACGATGATCATAGAGGATGTTGTTCCGACA ATCACTTTATCACCACTCTGGTCTACACTGTTACTTTCATTATGCCAGTGGATGATATGCCGCAAACACCCGGAAGAAAAAAACTTGTTAAAAGAATTGTAA
- the LOC107018280 gene encoding uncharacterized protein LOC107018280: MASSIFSLLIFTLYISLASAATVPIVPYLDDLLENGDFEEGPKASELKKTVIIGKYSLPEWEISGVVEWVSGGPQEGGFYFPIPRGAHAIRLGNEASISQYVEVKPNTIYSLTFGATRTCAQDEVLTVSAGDMSSDLPIQTLYSADGGDTYAWAFKTTSNYVEVKFHNPGMQEDPACGPLLDHIAIKEMPMATYTKGNLVKNGGFEAGPHVFKNFSTGVLVLPLKQDKYSPIPGWMVQFAKPAKYIDSKHFLVPSGNAAVELIGGRETGIAQTVRTVPKQFYNLTFIIGDANNDCHGTMTVQAFAGKASTQVSFVSSGKGWYKTASLKFQADKTRTTIAFYNPFYHTKVHDFGHMCGPVIDDVSLVHVKK; this comes from the exons ATGGCTTCTTCCATTTTCTCTCTACTCATTTTCACTTTGTACATCAGCTTAGCTTCAGCTGCAACTGTTCCAATTGTTCCATATCTTGATG ATCTACTGGAAAATGGCGATTTCGAAGAAGGGCCAAAGGCATCAGAACTAAAGAAAACAGTGATCATTGGCAAATACTCATTGCCTGAATGGGAAATCAGTGGTGTAGTGGAGTGGGTATCAGGTGGGCCCCAGGAAGGAGGGTTTTACTTTCCGATCCCTCGTGGGGCCCACGCGATCCGACTTGGGAATGAGGCTTCCATCTCTCAGTATGTAGAGGTGAAGCCAAACACTATATATTCACTCACATTTGGAGCCACTAGGACTTGTGCTCAAGATGAGGTCCTTACCGTCTCCGCGGGAGACATGTCTAGTGATCTTCCTATTCAGACATTGTACAGTGCTGATGGTGGTGACACTTATGCTTGGGCTTTCAAAACAACATCTAATTATGTTGAGGTCAAATTTCACAATCCTGGTATGCAAGAAGATCCAGCTTGTGGACCACTTCTAGACCATATTGCAATCAAGGAAATGCCTATGGCTACATATACTAAAG GTAACTTGGTGAAAAATGGTGGATTTGAAGCTGGTCCGCACGTATTCAAGAACTTCTCGACAGGGGTGCTTGTCCTGCCTCTGAAACAAGACAAGTACTCACCAATTCCAGGATGGATGGTTCAGTTTGCAAAACCAGCAAAATACATCGACTCGAAGCATTTCTTAGTACCTTCAGGAAATGCAGCTGTTGAATTAATAGGAGGAAGGGAAACAGGCATTGCACAGACAGTAAGGACAGTCCCCAAACAATTCTACAACCTGACTTTCATCATTGGCGATGCAAACAATGACTGCCACGGAACAATGACAGTTCAAGCATTCGCTGGAAAGGCTAGTACACAAGTTTCATTTGTATCAAGTGGAAAGGGATGGTACAAGACAGCAAGCCTCAAGTTCCAAGCAGATAAAACTAGGACAACAATAGCTTTTTATAACCCATTCTATCACACGAAGGTACACGACTTTGGTCACATGTGTGGACCTGTCATCGATGATGTTAGTCTCGTTCATGTCAAGAAGTGA